In Harpia harpyja isolate bHarHar1 chromosome Z, bHarHar1 primary haplotype, whole genome shotgun sequence, a single window of DNA contains:
- the LOC128137552 gene encoding major intrinsically disordered NOTCH2-binding receptor 1-like — MDFSVLPNNNHPDKFLQLEVKSLVKNSAFLQASLAKFPEAALPGVQRWHNRVYLQREKRNVTELPGLDSNRVAQEMIDKALGKHITPITLKSTIKSNPLYSDIQVDDDWEEKKKSPSWTVQDYDRHSLHSNLASHIKENPNELQFWMGDIYTPGYDTLLKKKEREKKHSKCCRIMLLMVLAVCILMTIVSLSVLLT; from the exons ATGGACTTCTCCGTTTTGCCAAACAACAACCATCCTGACAAATTCCTGCAACTGGAGGTGAAGTCTTTAGTGAAAAACTCTGCCTTTCTACAAGCCAGCTTGGCAAAATTTCCAGAGGCAGCTTTACCTGGAGTGCAGCGGTGGCACAACAGGGTCTATTTACAG agagaaaagagaaatgtcaCCGAGCTGCCGGGCTTAGACTCAAACAGGGTCGCTCAAGAAATGATAGACAAAGCCCTCGGGAAACACATTACACCCATCACCCTGAAATCCACGATCAAAAGCAACCCCTTGTATAGTGATATCCAGGTGGATGATGactgggaggagaagaaaaagagccCTTCCTGGACCGTGCAAGACTATGACAGACACTCACTGCACTCTAACTTGGCCAGCCACATAAAG gaaaatccTAATGAGCTACAGTTCTGGATGGGGGATATTTATACTCCTGGGTATGATAccttattaaaaaagaaagagagagaaaaaaagcattccaAATGTTGCCGAATAATGCTGCTCATGGTACTAGCTGTTTGCATCCTGATGACCATAGTCTCACTCAGCGTTTTACTTACCTAG